One Scomber japonicus isolate fScoJap1 chromosome 1, fScoJap1.pri, whole genome shotgun sequence DNA window includes the following coding sequences:
- the LOC128365752 gene encoding tripartite motif-containing protein 16-like: MSCIKGFWDGEDQRKIYSCPQCRETFTPRPVLKKSTMLAALVEQLKKTGLQAAPADHCYAGPEDVACDVCTGRKLKAIKSRLTCLMSYCENHLQSHHKSTKLKKHKLVEPSEKLQENICSRHDEVMKIFCRTDKKCICYLCTMEDHKGHDTVPAAAERTERQREPEVSRLNIQQRIQHREKDVKLLQQEVEAVSRSADKAVEDSEKIFTQLIRLLQKRSSDVKQQIRSQQETEVSRVKELQEKLQQEITELKRKDAELKQLSHTEDHNQFLHNYPSVSQLSEPTDSSSINIRPLRYFEDVTAAVSKLRDKLQGILRDEWTNISLAVTEVDVLLPQPEPKTRAGFLKYSREITLNPNTAYTRLLLSEGFRKVTYTLHPQSYSSHTDRFTNQWQVLSRESLTGRCYWEVEWRGSVVFVAVAYKNISRSGEESVFGRNDKSWSLYCYPNRYEFRFNDIKTPVSGPGSSRVGVYLDHRAGILSFYSVSETMTLLHRVQTTFTQPLYAGLLVGGGNAAELCKLK; encoded by the coding sequence atgagctgtattaaaggattctgggatggagaggatcagaggaagatctacagctgccctcagtgcagagagaccttcacaccgaggcctgtcctgaagaaaagcaccatgttagcagctttagtggaacagctgaagaagactggactccaagctgctcctgctgatcactgctatgctggacctgaagatgtggcctgtgatgtctgcactgggaggaagttGAAAGCCATCAAGTCCCGTCTGACGTGTCTGatgtcttactgtgagaatcacctccagtctcacCACAAATCaaccaaattaaagaaacacaagctggtggagccctcggagaagctccaggagaacatctgctctcgtcatgatgaggtgatgaagatattctgccgtacagataagaagtgtatctgttatctgtgcacaatggaggatcataaaggccacgacacagtcccagctgcagcagaaaggactgagaggcagagagagcccgaggtgagtcgactaaacatccagcagagaatccagcacagagagaaagatgtgaagctgcttcaacaggaggtggaggccgtcagtcgctctgctgataaagcagtggaggacagtgagaagatcttcactcagctgatccgtctcctccagaaaagaagctcagatgtgaagcagcagatcagatcccagcaggaaactgaagtgagtcgagttaaagagcttcaggagaagctgcagcaggagatcactgagctgaagaggaaagacgctgaactgaagcagctctcacacacagaggatcacaaccagtttctacacaactacccctcagtgtcacaactcagtgaacctacagactcatccagcatcaatatccgtcctctgagatactttgaggatgtgacagcagctgtgtcaaagctcagagataaactacagggcATCCTGAGGGACGagtggacaaacatctcactggcagtgactgaagtggatgttttactgccacaaccagaacccaagaccagagctgggttcttaaaatattcacgtgaaatcactctgaatccaaacacagcatacacacggctgttattatctgaggggttCAGAAAAGTAACATATACGTTACATccacagtcttattctagtcacacagacagattcactaaTCAGTGGCAGGtactgagtagagagagtctgactggacgttgttactgggaggtggagtggagaggatCAGTAGTTtttgtagcagtcgcatacaagaacaTCAGCAGATCAGGAGAGGAATCTGTATTTGGACgcaatgacaaatcttggtctttataTTGTTACCCTAATAGGTATGAATTTCGGTTCAACGACATtaaaactcccgtctcaggtcctggttcctccagagtcggagtgtacctggatcacagagcaggtattctgtccttctacagcgtctctgaaaccatgactctcctccacagagtccagaccacattcactcagcctctctatgctggacttttgGTTGGTGGTGGAAAcgcagctgagttgtgtaaactgaaatag